GATACTGATCAAAGGGCCAGTCAGTGGGAATAATGCCTCATTCGACTTGAGAGTCTCGCTGTTCAAAATGTATTAATATTGggtcaacattttaaaatcaaatacgCTTCAGAGTTTACGGCCAAAAAAGTTCCCAGGGTGACAGAGTTGTCTTGGCCTGGCATTTATTAGGGTTCCAAATTTGAAATCCAAGAATCCAAAAATGTGACATTGACCTTATTATAACGATTACGTATATATGGCCACATCAGGTTGTAATTTTAGGCGAGATTTCCACAAAGGTAGACTGTACCATTTAGAAATTGCTGGCATGTACTGGTGCAAGTAAGTCAATCCAAGCACGGGATGGAGTGCAATCCAAACTTCATCCAGCTCATTAGCAATTGCTACCGCTGACAGATATGCACAACGTCGTGTTGACATTCTCTTCTCATCTGACTTCATGTCTATCCCATagttctgaaagaaaaattcaGTATAACTGAAATATGCTATTGATATCACTTCTGGTTTAAAAAAGGGGCAAATCATGAACACGTTTATgatcacaaagaaaacatttaaattaaatatgtCTGATGAAAGACTACCGGACACTGTCCATAGAACACCATACAGGGCATATTTATATCAATGTCTGGTATTTACTTTGACATTTGGACAACGCGCAACACCCAGGGTTGTTTACGCTTAGTCTCACCTCTATTTCATACTAGTGTTTTCTTCGCATTTAAGACCATTGACGTTGGTTAAAAacctatatataaaataaaatataaacacacacacacatgaaaaacaaatgCCACGTGCCTTTAATTACTAACCTCACCATGTTTACTAGTCATAGCAGCCTTGAGGATTCCCGAAAATACGGGTCCCGGACACAAAAGCGTCACTTTGATGTTCTTTTCATAGCCTTCACTCCGCAATGAGTCAAACCAGCCCTGTGCAAATTGTGGGCAGTAATTATACTCACTTAATTGCATAATATTAAGAGAATTTGAAGTACTGTATCTGACTGTGCACTTAATTAGCTATACAAAATAAAGCATGTCaagtagaggtacatgtaaataatccaaacattttaatttcttagTTAGTTTGTTACCTTCAACACcgaaatataatacatgtattataatcaTATAACCCAGAAAAAAATGGCCACCATTGCACATTTTACTGGTGGAGTATTATATGAAAGACAAGATGAAAATGTATACAAACTGTATGGGATATCTCAAGCTCAATGAAATAAGGATACCCTGGTTTTAAGCAACAGTACCAatcagttttatatatataagtaagATACAGAACATTCAAGTAATCACCTTGTACaactttaaaagaaatataacTAAAAAGACCATAAAGTAATCCTTGATTAGTAATTAAATGATTGGGCAAGGAATcgcataaacaaatatttatgtctatcacatacatatttttaatggaTAATACAGACAGCTATCAGAGATATGTTTGAGCagaatttgtgacaaaaacaaTCTCACATGAAGAGCAAACTTTGCACCACAGTATGATCCAGACATAGGCACACCTGTCAAAGAAAAATTCATTCACTTTGGTGTGTGTATTACATCTACATTTATCTTAAAACTATTCAAGTGTTAAATATGATTTGACATGAAAGATTTCGATCTGATGTGATATCTGAAATAATTTATCACTGCCTAAGACAGGGTTCCTTTTCATGtcaataatgtaataatatagtTCTTTAAGAAATACAACGTTGGGAATCATAgcataatattttaaaattgccATTCAGCCAAAcatatggaaaaaaattactatTTGTGATAAAAACTTTATGCAGACTTCTGCACTCTTACTGCAAATCGGAATACAGTactattattgttattatatgtGTTTCACATATACACACCCACTTTTCCTGCCACACTACTCATGACCACCACATGGCCTCCACTGGTATTAATCATGTGAGGGAGGACAGCCTTAGTAAGAGAAAGAACCCCAAGAACATTCAGATCTAACATATCCCGATCAACCTCCAAATCTGTTTCTTCCCAAACTGCTCGCTGCGTTCTGCCAGCATTGTTCACAAGGACATCAATCTGTATAAACAGGACATGTCGTATTTAGCAATTTAAAAACAAtgtgattttacatgtattatcaaacGAAACTATTCTTAAATACCACGACATATCCAATGTGTGAATGATGcaactgtacatatacagcaCTGAATTTGAATTCAGCCTTCTCATGCTTactaaaaatattgaaaatgttcCATTATCTACATATTATTCCATACGCACCTATATGTGGCTAAACAAAGAGAATACATAATATTCCTGTAACATTAATTTCATTGACAACAGATGTTTCTGGTACAAACTAGAAGAATAAAGTTTCCAGTAAGGCTTTAATGCTATAGAGGACTTATAGgacatagagtaaaaccagaccagcaatgacagtgtgataactggcaattgggtcacacaaaactggtgaAATAAAGCCTCTTGCCAGCTTACCTtagttagggctttattctaactgttcatgtagatgatTAAATAGTAGGAAAACCAtttcttaagcagaattaggcaaaacaaaaaaaaaaaagaaataatgcagtgatattaCTTACAATACAGTAAATGTCACTGTTCTAGAATTACAAATCtacacaaaatgctgtattgtcatcacatttgatatACAATCACAACAAACATGACACACCTGACCAAAGTATTTTAACACCGTTTCAGTTGCATCGCTATGAGTGTTGTACTTCAGAACATCCAAAGGCAAAACAAGAATATCTTCTGGTTTCAATGGACCACTGACTGTAAATAGAAAATTTTGATGTCCTACACTCAAGACATATTTCACAGATGTGTTCAGAAAGACAGGCTGTGTAAGATGAGCTTTACCTGTAGCAGTATTATAATATTTGAGAGGTAGTGAGCAAAAACTGAAATAGGAATATATGTGAAgatttatattgtacataataaaaactacatgtactgatcagaagaaaattaaaaccataatttctctaattaaatatacatacagaacCATAAATTTTACTAAATGTGTCAAGATAAATATGTATACTATGTAACTGTAAATGTGTTAactaaaatatcaaattaattaaaatagaTATTACAAGTGCCTGCCAGATGgagaaaatattcttaaaaatgTAATGCTATTTTTCTGGCTGCTATATATTCTATGTGCTAATGTGAGCTGGCTGCAGGGTCATCTGTGTGTTAATGTGAGCTGAGTGCATGGTCATCTGTCTGCTAATCTGAGCCGACTCCAAGGTGATCTGTATGCTAAACTGAGCAGGCTGCATGCTCATCTGGGTGTTAATCTGAGCTGAGTGCATGATCATTTGTGTGCTGATCTGAGCTGACTGTATGGTCATCTGTACTCTAATCTGAGCTGGCTGCAAGGTCATCTATGTGCTAATGTGATCTGGTTCATGGTCATCTGCTTGCTAATCTGAGCTGACTGCATGGTCATCTAATAACAGTAATATAACCCCATAAAACACACTGGATTGCGCACCAAAAATTTCTGGTGTGCctaaaaatgttacatgtgCACCTAAAAAGCAACGTTAGGCACACTGtgggaaaaaaaaagtaaccTTTCATACCTGAACACCAGTACTGAAACCCTCTCTCAACACAATATCTGTCATGGTTTATTTAGgttaaaaaacatacatgtctatTTTTAAACTCTTTATAGTTACAAGGAAATTCATATTGTTTGGTGATAatctacttgtacatatatattaataatacttgtatattaaaaacacaatCCCCAAATCTCAGATTTCGTGTATCTTTTTTATAAATGGCATTGCTAGACATTATTAATTTATGAGGAAAGTTACAACAAAGTTTTGTGGACCTGAATGATAGGCCTTTTATACCTTGGCACTGTTTTTTCACTCTCTCCAGTTCATCTTTGCGCCTAGCAGAGAGTACAAGCCTGCATCCAGCTGCAGCCAATTCATAAGACAGATGCTCTCCAATTCCACTGGAGGCTCCTGTGATCCACACAACCTTACCACGCAGGCgacctgtacagtacatatgAACATGTTTACTATCttttatctatctatctatccatctatttgtatatatatacatatatacatgcatgtaaaagaTTATTCAAAACTTATTATGGCATATGTGAATAGAATTTTATTTCTGGTAATACTTTCACAATTAAACATTGTAAAAGACAGATATATAGTACATATGCCATCTTCAGGACTCATTACGTCATAATTGGACATAATTCACTTCATGTAGTTTAAGCAATTTCAAAataagtatgtatacatgtacaagttctgTCCCCATTGAATACAGTAAACAGTAAGATTCAACTGTAATAGATGAGGCGATTTGAAGTGAATTACTATGATCTGCCTAAAATTATCTGCAAACACTGTGTAATTAAATTAGCTTTGAAATTTCATAATCAGGATATCACATTATCCTgattatgaaatatatatatacacaaacaataaTATGCTCACCAATTCCCCGTCCAAGTCTTGTAGCCCACTGAAGACTAAGGTCACAATCTGCAACTAGTAGTCTAAATATTTGTACActgatgtacaaaataacaatgaCTAGCAATGTGCATAGGACACATGAGCTATCAAGGTTTTCCTGCAAGGAAAGAAGCAATAAAATAATACTAACAGGCTCATATTTGTTACAATCTTGTTATTTCGTCCCTGTTTACTTGGATAATGACAAACCGTTATGACATGCCCCTAGTCTGTGATCGTACAACTCGTGTTTTTATgcagtttttatacatttaacCAACACCGATACAGTAAAAATGTAATACAGTTggctaaactacatgtaggtcagagaGCGTGCTTTGTCTACTGGAGTGAAGCTTGTAAACAGTACGTACGGGTACAAAGTAATACTACTGTAGTGAAGTTCTCCGCAATGCAACTGACgctgcgttgttgttgttgcgtgACAATGCGGTTGACATGAATGATGAAGTCAGTATTATAATATTTGAGAGGTAGTGAGCCCATTTTCTTTGTCCACAGCTAAAATGAAAGTCCTACCATTTTGATATGATGCCAAAAATTGGCCAGGTGTGGGACGTTCACCGAGTTAATCCGGCCCTCACTTCAAATGTGACCACAAAAACTTTCCAAAGTTGGAAGGagagagttatccccctttatcCAAAAGGGTACACGTGTAAGTCTGCGCACAAAAAGAACGCTTGCTCGCGATAAAAGCGAGCGCGGTAAAGCAAGCACTTGTAATGttgttcagaatttgcttgTGCCGCACAAAAAGCACGCTCGCTTTATCGCGCCTGCGATGTCAAGCGACGCTTGGAATGCGTAAAGAATCAAAAGTTAATGCTTTATCGCGAGCAAGCGTGTTTTTGGTGCCCCCCATGTGTGTTGTCTAGTCACGATCTGGCAAGTGCAGTGTGTGTTTTCTCCTCTGACAGTCCGACCAAAATGGATGTGGAGTCTTTGATATCAGCCGTGTTTTGAAAACCTGCAATTTGGGACAAAAGAAGGAAAGACCACGCAAACCGAAACGTTGTGAATCGTGCTTGGAAAAAAATTATCGAAGAGCTGAAACATGATGGTAAGAATAActttattgtatgtatttattcatggctgctttcatttatttgtgctCCATTGCCTTCTATTCTGTAGTACAAGTCCCCCCCTCTCTCtatctccctctctctctctcctctcccTTTTTTCTACTATAAGCTTATTGTAATTTACTAATAAAAGAAAATCGAAGACAGATctacttttatatttacaagaGCAGCGTCTGGTCAGTTTACAAAAGCTTTTAATGGACTTTGGCCCAGATTGTTCTTTGAAggttacattttcttgttgATAGGCTATTGAATATATTGCAGAGGATATCTACTGAAATATGCTTTAAAAAATCCCTAACAGTTTTTGAATCATTACATGGCCTCCCAACACGGTCCCAAACTATGCCTTGGTTTTCAACCGAAACTTCGGTGAGGTTTTGCACCATGCCTTCTTTGTCTATTATAGTGTTATGCAggacacaaacacattttacaatgcGATCGGCAAGCAGACGTCTGTCTCAATTTCTTTGTTTAGCAAACGCCATTTTGCTACCAAAATTCCAAACGCACATTCCACGGTTTTTCTACATCTTGACAATCTCTTGTTGAAGCAGTCTTCATCAAGAGGGAGATTTGTTCCACTGTAGGGTTTCAGAACATGAGTCATTAGTGGGTATGCCTCGTCAGCAATGAACACAAATGGGGCCACGACATTGGAGTTTGGCAGGGCTGTAGCCTCTGGTATATGCAGTTTTTCTTGTACAAGAGCACGATAAAGGCCCGAGGCTTGAAAAGTACCTCCATCGTTTTGTTTCCCATGTCCGCAAACGTTGATTGTCAGAAATTTGTAATGAGCATCAACAACAGCCTGCAACACTATTGAGAAATATCTTTTGTAGTCATAAAACATGGATCCTGATTTGCTGGGACAACGGATTCGAACATGCTTTCCGTCTATCGCTCCTAAGTAGTTTGGGAAATTCCAAAGATTGTAAAAGTCATCAGAAGCCGATAGCAATGTTTCCCTGGTTGGAGAGGGCATATGCACTGGTTTCAGCTCATCCCATATAGCAGTAACAGTTTCAGACACAGCGTGTGCTACAGTGGAGGCACCCACCCGGAAGTTGAGGGCAAGGGTCTGAAAAGATGAACCGGTTGCAAGAACTTTCATCATTGACAATAATATTGTATGCAAGCACtatatcataaataataatgggctgttaatttttttgttttcagaaactgcACTGAAGAACAAATGGAAGTCCCTGCGAGACTACTTTGCGATAGAATACAATAAAAGGTCTGTGCCAAGGTCAGGAGACGCTGCAAGCAATCGCCCACAATCAAAGTGGCAGTTTTTCAATCAGCTTCTCTTTTTGAAAGATATTGTTGCGCCGAGAACTTCATTCGATTCCCTAGATCTGGATAACTTTGAAGGTAATCAACCAAGCCTGGGGATTGCGGATGAGTCTGCAACAGAAGTAGACACCCAGGGAAGCAATGTGGAAAGTCAAGGACCGGACACATTTGACAATCCTACAGCCTTTGAAGCACCAGAGCCTGGGCCGTTCCAGGAGTTTTCTCCGGGGCCTCCGTCGAGTAAACGTACACACAAGAGCAGGACCCGACAAAAAAACGCAGTCGAGACAGCTCGGACAGTTACAGGGAACTGAagtcaaaaaagagaaaatgccGAGCAAACAAATGATGCTGACTTCCAATTCCTCAAAtcattatacacatacatgaaaatggtCCCTGAGCACCTGAAACTCTGCGTTCGCAATCGAATAGTCAGTTCTGCAAGAGTTTGTATACCCACCAACAGTACAACAACGTTCACAACCGTACACAAGCCAACCTCAAGATCTGGATGTACAATTGCGAGATAGCACATCGCCCGCATTGTCTTACCAAAGCTATAGCACAGGTTCAACACCTAATAGCATTGATTCCTACACCACTCAGCCAGACTCTCATCATTTCCAGTActaattgttttcattatgaTCGTTAAGACATCTGTCAACGCCTGAACAAAAGATATTAAGCAgcgtttttgttaatatgttgtaatctttatgttggtttattttttcaggTGTTATCATTTCTACACCAGGTAACCTACATTCATTTAGAGTGCTGAAGACAAAGAGTCATCAAATGATCCTTAATTTTGTTGTACTcaaattgtattttacacaagatacttaatatgCCAGTTAGGCgtaaaggatttttttttctctcgcaagTGGAAAATCATTCTTATTCTTTACGAACAGTGATCTTTTTTAAACATCTAtgttgttgattttatataATCATAACTAAGATGGTTTCTGAGTTTGTTGgctgttttttctgtttgtttattgtctTTTGTGAGTAACAACCTTTTTAATCCTACTCTTCTCTCCTAAAATGTCCTCACCAtaagtttaaaacaaacaagagaTTTACCTGTTGTAGTTCATAATGGAGATCAATAAACTTTATGATACACGTTTACACAGTCTTAGTTCATTGTGTgtgcatgaatatatatttacagttattacttcatacttatatatataactgtatatacacatacgttTCAACTAGGGGTGACTCACCTGAGCGTAATAACTAGACGCTCCTCTGGCAGAAATGGTTGTTGGTGCCAGTTGCACCAgttctttgttatttttggtTCATTTTTTTCTAAGATATACTTGAATGTCTCTTGGCTCATTCTCAAGTATGACTGGACACGAGAAGGGCTCCTTTTAAGCAGAGGAAACAAGTGATGATATTCATCTTCCATTCCCCTCCTTTTACCTATCTCATGAACGCCCATTCTTTTGCGTTTTCCTAGGATAATTTTCGGCAAAACACTGTCTAGCAACAATAGTTCGTCTTCACTTGAATCCGCCATGGTGCCAAATGACAAAATTCTACCAGTCGCAAGCGCGATTTGCAATCTGTCCATATGTCCACCTCAACGACAAGCAAGCGCTTTCATTTCACGTGCTTGCTTTATCGCGCTCATTTTTATCGCGAGCAAGCGTTCTTTTTGTGCGCAGACTAACGCTTACATCCTACTACAAGCGccgctttcacaaaacttgcgaagtcacacattttgaaattttttcgTAAATGTCTTGGTTATGCCATCATATGGAAATGAAAGCTATTAAAAGGTGAGTTACGAAATTTTGTGAAGTGGGCACAGATATACAGGCTATACATGTGAAACATAACTTTATTTAATATCatacaaactgaaagaaaagataaataatGTTTAAGGGTACAGGTTTATTTGAGAAAGGCACGATGAACATGAAAAATTAATAGAATAGCTTGATTTTTACGGAACTGAGTCTTGCCTAAAAAACAAGATAATCACAAACCAGGCCTACTGAAGAAGTTGTAACAAAAGCCTTACTAATGACGCTGATTGGGCCCActgataggcctacatacatctTCCTTAGGCTTAGATTGTATTTGTCTTAACTACGGCTTTTGGcctaattctgtttatttgtgaataacCAGTGCTATATATGAATGATCTAGATGGAAATCACATATTCTTattcaaaatattcaatataaaTTAGAATATAACATTTCACCATTTCAACGGTTACGGCGATATTTAGATACAggtatgtataggcctatgcctaaactaaaatatttacatacaagtagAGCACCACATACGGTTACCAATACAGGCCAGTAAGAccagataaaacaaaacatttgatgCACACACATTCTAGTGTAAAATACTAGTTAAATAACATATATTACTGGTCTTTCAAAAGTTAGACGGAGTAAGATATatctatattaaatatatttatagacATTATTTTTAGAACTATATCCTATATAGACAACTATGTAATACTAGATCatgctccttacagcgcatgtgctgcTCCCTACGCTTGCTCTTCATCCCTACCACAACTAGacggccacagacccccattaattttccataagcgacaatgttaacgttagCGCTGCAGCTTAGCCCCAAACATTGCGTGGCCAGTAGGCTTTGGTGCATACTTGgctcagcctgtgagaaagaagccataaaaatcttgacataggttgaccgtcaaaatgtggacctttctatgccggcagctgggaggggtgcccagcaacgccaaTGGAAcgtcactcacagcctcatcaccacctgtctccttgtgccctctcgcccagaatttcaaactttcatcactGAAACTCATATCTGCCCAAAGCCTAGACATGCATGCACTCGtgcaccaaaaacggcaggctggcagcaaaaaaaaaagaaaagaaaagaaaagactttataccctaaaacaCACtgaaacggaagttgtaatggtggtctgtgtcctatcaacGCTCGACCTTGGGAACCCGTGCGATGCACGTGGGCTTCTTTTGGCTTAGCCTCATTACTAATGTCCTCCAGCCGACCTGTaatcagcattcgtcaataaaaatatttcaggtgTCCGTCAGAATAATGTTGTACAAACGTTAGACACAGagaatgcatgcatgtgtaccAAGTATAaatagagacaaaggttgagataGAGTGTAATTAGCCCCATTTGCATCATGTGCATTGTcctaaaatgaattttttttatcttcaccTGAATTCGCTTGATAACGCAGATCTCAAcgtattttgatattttggttATTAGAATTACGGTAATGACATGCACATAAAAACGCCTTAAAGGGACAGTTTTACAGTTCCATCGACTTGAATGCGTTAAAGCCACATTTGACCGCGTTAGCTATGTACAGCATGTCGTCTTCTGTCAGAAAGTAATGGGTTGGTAGGTAAAAACCACATTAACCCAGGCTTTCGGCGTTCGGTAAATATTCTGGTTCTTTGCCTGGAATTGGTAAACGGTTATAAATGGATGGGGGAAAAGTAGTCTCGCGAATCGATGTTGTACTTCTGCGCTATGGTGGCACGAATGCTATATTTCAGGCCCTTACTTGCGCActccacaccatttttaaaccGAATTCAGACCTTTCCATAAGAGCAATGTGACATCGGCCAAGAACTTCCTGTAACACTGCTGTGCAATGAACGACCTATGATTAAGTACTTCCGGTGTGCGAGGAATAGCAGGCGTCACCAGGGCTGCTGCTAGACCAGACATCTTGAAATTACCAGAATGGCCAAAATGGACAAATTGATGGTGTTTGACAAAATCAAACTTGTGTCTGTATTTGTGCTTGGAGTTCTTGGTGGATGACGAATCGGCCATCCCTGGCAGTTATTATCTTGTTAGCATATAGACTGCCACAGCCAAAATCCCCGAATGTCCCCACAAGCTGACCACCACAAATAGTCCCGAACGCCTCAGAAATGTCCTCGATGATCGCAAGTCCATTGGTGTCACAGTAAATGCGGAAAGCTTTACCGTCTATAGTCTTGCCGTATGCGTACGTCACAACTAGGGATTTGGTAAATTCAGTTCTCTTCTCGTATTCCTCGATTCCTGGGTTCAGTTTTTCAGGTGCACAGTCCACGAAAATAGGCGTAGCTCCGACAGTGATGACAGCATTGGCCACAGCTACCATTGTAAGACTAGGAGCGAGCACCTCGTCTCCGGGACCGAGGTTACTAAGTCCGAGGCCGATGACAGCAGAAGGTTAACCAGTGTTGCAGGCTTTCGCCGTGGGTACTTGGAAGAAGTCCCTGAGAGCCGCTTCCATATCTTTAACAGAGGATGTTGCGCTGGAGATCAATCCTTTATCCAGTGCTCTACTTACGTTTTCCTTTGCGCCAGGGGCAATGTAAGGTACAGAGACAGCATATTTCCACGTTCCATCTTTGGGTTTGGATTCCAAGGCTGGAAAGACCTCCATGGCCCTCCGAGACATGGTGATAAGTCTGTTGGCATATTTTAGAGGGAGTCTTATGCATTTTATATTCAGCACTTGAtctaaaagacaaaaaatacatgaaaaaaagaaaaaaaagatgctgtaaatatataaagtttgtaTAAAGAGCAACAGAGATTCAAACCAAGCTTTCTTCTGAAAATTATGATGCAATGTACCAAACCACATTCCACTTTTGAACGTTTAACTAAAATATACAAATCTGTACCCAACCTGTGGGAAAGCTGACAAGTAACTTGGTTTATGGTTTAAGGGttatggtttactccgggtatACCCATGTTCTCGAGGAATAAAACTAATCGTAATCGTATTAGTAATAAAATTTCgttatgacgttaaacaaaaatcaaataaaaaatagaagACAAGTCAATTAAGAGTGCATACCTCTGCCAAGTAGAAAACTGTATTATGAGTTCTAGCAAAGGAATAATACTCTGATTGGTACTAGTAAAAAGTAAATCATTAATAGTGTATTGGTGGTGAACAATTTAACGAATTCCTGGCTTCGGATTCAGAACCGGTCACCAACGCACAAGGCTAACCAGTCTACAAAATTTCTTCCAAATCATTAACTTTCCTAACATACAGTCAGACAAAAATGTCTACAAAGATATAACATTCTTGGTAGTAGTTCAGAATGTACGTTTGGTGTCGTTTTGAGTAGGAGGTTTTTTGAGGTGAGTAGTTGAGAATGTACGTTTGGTGTCGCACTGAGGCGTCATTTTTTATGGAGGTTTGAGGCTCCCGTTTTTTCTGGAGGGTGTTGATGCCCAGGCTGGGCAGgttggtggtgacgtcacacctgccagcccgGAGGGCttgcaggtgtgacgtcaccacttCCATGGCGAgcttggtgggttttttccacgccgcggggtgtatgtgtgtatactagcgtgtagtagactagagtacagtataacagtataaccGTATAGTATAGGGGTATAGGGGGAAAAAAGaagcaaaacgtcggcttgtaaagtggagtgggacagctcgaaaagagctcaatggcgccaaaacggaccaatgggtgagcccgatttgccccaaaacggcCCAATGGAtggcccgcaaaacggaccaatcggCGTGCGAGAAGggggttacgtaagaaaaaacgaaccaatcagcgtgtggttGAGTCCGgcgtggataggataaaagccGGTGAAGACGACTACCGGCAGCcggaaatagagaaggaaatcaattaaagaagaagacagggaaaacaataagaagacccatgggaccatCTATCTCTTGCTttaactaagtggatgaggcctgacatccttgctcctcatttatacttgtcgcacctgttacaggcacaggtttccagtacgctggtttttcctggacggcgtccggtataagtggcgggagctccttaacttcacgccacagaggaggaagcaagagaacaaaactgttaaccaataaataaaggcactactgttgttttctctctgtgtaaatttctgtataggcagcttattgtaattctttaatgtagatctatgtatttctaatgtaaagataacgttaatctctgtaaatagcttactatttatcccctttctgttaaatgaccatgacagcatttgaacctatagaataagctataacatgctaccacaaagagcttaatcccactaattgactcatgtacatatgtaaatagtataccaacgcacctctgttatgtaaccaaaatattcatgtgttaaaaaaaaaaaataaataaaacactgatttgatgggccacgatatccgccaggaaagtggccctaaaaccagtaaacaaaaaaaaaagaccagcaGCCTCAGACTCACCTGACGCTCTGCcggcctgcctgcctgcctgccagCCTGCTGACGACCCGACCTACTGACCTGCcgagagaagagaagagaagagaagagactgCTACACTAcctacctgtacctgtacctacCTGCCTACCTACCTGCCGAGATGAAACGCTTCACAACCGTGAACCCCCTGCATGCTGCCATCAGGATGAAACGCTCAGCGTCTGTACCTGCCCGTCTATCCACCTTagccg
Above is a window of Liolophura sinensis isolate JHLJ2023 chromosome 7, CUHK_Ljap_v2, whole genome shotgun sequence DNA encoding:
- the LOC135470584 gene encoding dehydrogenase/reductase SDR family member 7-like; translation: MENLDSSCVLCTLLVIVILYISVQIFRLLVADCDLSLQWATRLGRGIGRLRGKVVWITGASSGIGEHLSYELAAAGCRLVLSARRKDELERVKKQCQVSGPLKPEDILVLPLDVLKYNTHSDATETVLKYFGQIDVLVNNAGRTQRAVWEETDLEVDRDMLDLNVLGVLSLTKAVLPHMINTSGGHVVVMSSVAGKVGVPMSGSYCGAKFALHGWFDSLRSEGYEKNIKVTLLCPGPVFSGILKAAMTSKHGENYGIDMKSDEKRMSTRRCAYLSAVAIANELDEVWIALHPVLGLTYLHQYMPAISKWLMKGFGMKKIKELREGR